The sequence ATCTTTGCTTGCAGTGCGGTGCCGTCGGCGGCGGTGACTTCGTCGACGAGTTGAGTGATGGTCATGGCTTCGGTGTTTGACTGCTGCAGTTGATTGGACAGCGCCGCCCGGACTCGCTTCTCGACGTATTTCTCCTGCTGTTCGGCGATGGCCTTCACCTCGGCGATTCGCCAGTTCATGTCCCGCAACTTGGTCAACTCGACCAGGATCGGATGGCTGCCGCGCACGGTGGACAACGTGAAGAAGATGTCCTTGAGCCACCGTCTGCCTTTGTCCGCGGGCTTGCCGTGGGTCATCGAATAGAGCTCCTGTCCCGGATCGGGCTCGATGTAAACGAGCTGCCTGTACACCCGGGTCCGTGCCCTTCGCCTGGCGATCGCGTCGATCACCAAATCGAACGGTGCGTTGTCCAGCACGCCCCCGTCGACGAAGTACGCGTCGTCGGCCTCATCCGGTTCGTATTGGCACAGGAAGACGGTCTGTGGGTGGAGGTCGACGTCCTGCCCGATCTCCTCCTTGAACGAGGCTTGGCTCACAGGCGCGAACGCGCCGGGAAAGCTGGCGCTGGCGCGACCGGCGAATGCCAGGTCGGCGGTGTACTGCTCGCCGAATTGCTGCGGGTTCTTGCCTACCCCGCTGAACACCAGCACCTGGCGGTAATCGCGGTCTCGGTTGCTCGCGCCTCCGATGCCTGACGGGACCAGCACGTCGTAACCGTTGAGATCGGTTGCCGGCACGTACAACTCCAACTCGGGAGCGGTGTCCGGTAGGAGCGAGTAGGCGGATTTATCCCGATCGCTCTCCATAGCCGTAAGCGCTTGATACAGAAGCTTGGACAGGTGCTCTCCGCGCAGCGGCGAGGAAGCGCCGAACATCCGGAACAACTGGCCGACAACGGTGGTCAGCACCTGCGCGCGAAGGCCGAAGAGTCGTGTCCCTCTCAGCAGCTTCCGGATATCACCTTCCTCGATCCACACCTTCTTCAGGGGCTCGAGGCTGGCGTTGCGGGCGATGGCTTTACTCAATGCGATGCCGTTGATTCCGCCGGCCGACGTACCTCCTATGATGTCGACGCTCACCTCCAGCCTCGGCCCGGACTCGGCGGTCCGGGTCAGGGCATCGAAGTACACCTTCTCGGTTCCTGCCGAGAATGGATTGGCATCCAAGCGCTTATCAAATTGTCTTGCAGCGCAAAGCAACTTGTGAATCTCCTTGGTCACTCCGTGCATATAGACGGCGAGTGACACGCCGCCGTAGCACACCAAGGCCAACCGCAGTTCGGCGTCGTTGTTCTTCACCAGAGCACCCCCGCTCTACAGCACCAGGACCTCGAATCGGCGCTACTGAACCTGAGGGTAAGTCCTCGCATCGGCCTGTGGGATTGCTTTTTGCCCAGTGGGGTAGTCGGGTA is a genomic window of Mycobacterium sp. ITM-2016-00318 containing:
- a CDS encoding patatin-like protein, which produces MKNNDAELRLALVCYGGVSLAVYMHGVTKEIHKLLCAARQFDKRLDANPFSAGTEKVYFDALTRTAESGPRLEVSVDIIGGTSAGGINGIALSKAIARNASLEPLKKVWIEEGDIRKLLRGTRLFGLRAQVLTTVVGQLFRMFGASSPLRGEHLSKLLYQALTAMESDRDKSAYSLLPDTAPELELYVPATDLNGYDVLVPSGIGGASNRDRDYRQVLVFSGVGKNPQQFGEQYTADLAFAGRASASFPGAFAPVSQASFKEEIGQDVDLHPQTVFLCQYEPDEADDAYFVDGGVLDNAPFDLVIDAIARRRARTRVYRQLVYIEPDPGQELYSMTHGKPADKGRRWLKDIFFTLSTVRGSHPILVELTKLRDMNWRIAEVKAIAEQQEKYVEKRVRAALSNQLQQSNTEAMTITQLVDEVTAADGTALQAKIEAVSNEVYADARDSLGPAWSTYQRLKFEAVLNRLADEISWCLRYPRPSARAGFVAATWIAWARKHDAWQMGHTRALGNLLRESDMPYRERRFMFILSRINSLYDFDDNGWTPPVGDLDKLKEKAWEMIATVRSVTIDAIGRMEFEGVLNLLRLSDDDVVRLDPEKFAADNREMLQVMFERYADALKPARDDSVKLLEEFRLRTKEWRSDEARNSLLSSYLAFALWDGLLFPTISLSELPQLSPIPVAQFSPLTATALKPPSKEGDPKPTKLKGIPVHHFAAFFAAEARENDYLWGRLDGAELILQMLTDVAKKHAFETIAATGDETLRHLKDALQAVLDEEKGLRRVKTLRADLAKQVEALGQASVSASP